The sequence below is a genomic window from Paenibacillus sp. DCT19.
GCTAAGCGTGGCGTCAATGAAGTTATCAGTAGTATCATGTTGAACTGGATTGGTCTGTATTTGGCCAACTTGATTGTGCGTCAGTTCTTGCTGCAACCAGGGGAGAACCGCTCACAAAATATTGGTGAATCAGCATCGATCAGTATCGCGTGGTTGTCTGAGTTAATGGGTAACTCTCGTGTACACATGGGAACGATAATAGCCATTGTTCTGGCTGTGCTCTTCTACATCTATATGTGGAAAACGAAACAAGGATATGAAATTCGTGCTGTAGGATACAACCCGAATGCAGCTGAATATGCGGGTATGCATGTCAACCGTAACATTGTCAAAGCGATGTTCATTAGTGGTATGCTTGCTGGTTTAGGTGGAGCATTCCAAGTGTTGGGTGTATTCCAATACCAAACCGTTATGTCCGGTTCACCGGGAACAGGTTTTGATGGGATCGCGGTTGCTTTGATTGGTTTGAATCACCCATTTGGTGTGCTTCTAGGTGCGTTGCTGTTCGGTACGCTCACTTACGGTTCTGCGGGAATGAGCTTTGCCGCGGATGTACCACCCGAGATTATTCGGATTGTTATCGGTTCGATTATCTTCTTCATTGCGGCACAAGGCATCGTGCGCTGGGTACTTAAACCGTTCTATTCCAAGCGCAAGAAAGAGAAGGTGTTGTAGATGGACTTGTTGACAATCGGGCAAATTATCAATACGACGCTTGTCTTTGCCACGGCATTGATTTTTGCATCCTTGGGTGGTATTTTCTCAGAGAAATCAGGTGTAACTAACCTGGGTCTTGAAGGTTTCATGGTATTTGGAGCGTTCGCAGCGGGGATTGGTGCGCACTATGCCCAAGAAGCAGGCATGGACGGAACAACATCCGCTTGGATGGGTGTTCTGCTTGCCATTGTACTTGGCGTAGTTGTATCGCTTATTCATGCGGTTGCTTCAATCACGTTTAAGGCTGACCAAATTATTAGTGGTATCGTAATTAACTTTTTGGCGGCAGGTAGTACACTGTATTTGGTTAAATTGTTGTTCGAAGGTTCAGGGGATTCTCCGCTCGTACAAGGATTTAGCAAATTTAATGTGCCCCTGTTACAAGATATTCCATTGCTTGGAGAAGCTCTGTTCAAGAACGTATATCCAACGACATATCTGGCCATTGCGTTTGTATTTGTGACGTATTACATCATGTACAAAACGCCGTTTGGTTTGCGTCTTCGTTCCGTAGGGGAACATCCAAGTGCTGCGGATACTGTAGGTGTGAAGGTGCTTAGATATCGTTATGTCGGCGTAATGATCAGTGGTGCGCTCGCAGCAATTGGTGGAGCTGCCATTACACTAACGACGACAGGAACATTCTCGCATAACACAGTTTCTGGACAAGGTTTTATCGCGATTGCAGCAATGATCTTTGGTAAGTGGAACCCGATTGGTGCGTTCATCGCAGCATTGTTCTTCGGATTCTCACAAGCCATTCGAAACTATGTGCAATTGTTCGATTGGTCTCAAAGTATTCCCCAGGAAATTATTTTCATGTTGCCTTATCTACTCACGATCATTGTGCTTGTTGTAGCGGTTGGGCGTTCTTCTGCTCCGTCTGCACTTGGAGAGGCATACGATCCAGGGAAAAGGTAAACAAGCCAAGTATGTTAAACAACTCCAAATTGCATTGCAAAAGATCCGCTATGTGCGGGTCTTTTTTTTCTGTAACAGTGAACTTTTGTTATTATCTCTAGATTGGGCATTGAACCCATATTTCGTGGTAGGGACAAAGAAACAGGCGAAGCGAGCCATGGACGAATACACTGTTCTGAACGATGCGAGGAGGAGGGGAAAGTATGAAAAAACATGTTACGCGTCATGCGGCTAGGAAATTGATAGGCAAAAATATTATTGCCGTCAAAAAGGATGGTACTCGAGTTACCGGAAAGCTGCTGAAAGTGTCCGGAAATAAATTGGTTTTGAAGCGGATGGATGGGAAGAAGGTACGTACAAAGGCAATTCTGCCACTTGTTTTATTTGATCTGCTCGCCATCGCGACTTTACCTTATGCTTACGGGTCAGGCCCAGGTTTCGGAGGTGGTTATGGTCCTGGTTACGGCCCTGGCTACGGACCAGGCCCGAAACCGGGTCCAGGATATGGTGGTGGTCCAGGTTACGGACCAGGTTCTGGATTTGGACCATATGGACCAGGACCACGTCCACCAGGTTTCTTTTAAGGACTACGCACTTTAGTGTAATCAGATTCTTTTTCCATTTCGTAGCATCGGCTAATCATAATATAGCGAATCGTACTATAGCCATTTTTTTGATAAAAGTGTAGGCCCTTTATGTTTCCTTCATCGACCATGACCTTGGATCTTTTGCAGCCTCTTGATGCAGCGAATTGCTCGGCTTTGAGTAACAAGTTTTGTCCGTAGCGCTTTCGTTGCTCTTTCGTGGCAACGGCCATCATATCCACATACAGAAGTTCACCATGCATGAGAAAATGGATGAATGCGACTGCTTCTTGGTCAGGCTCCGATGAGACAACAAAGGTCATGCCCCTGTTCATTCGCAGGGGTATTTCTTTGCGTATTTTATTGATTTCACTTTCACTCATATGAGAAAGGGGAACAAGTTGAGAATCAATCAGTCTCATAATGGCAGTGTCATCCAGCTTAGATTTGCGTTGCCGAATAACCATAGGGAGCCTCCTCTCTTAACCAGTCATGCTGCTTGTGTATCCTATGCCTGGAGCAAGATAAAAGGTGACTGAATGAGAGTAGTAGGTTTGGGTTACATTAGTTCTTGGAGATGAAAAGTGAGTGTGTTTAAAATTTTTATCAAAAACAGGTATTGACTTATCGCTCGGAGGAATCATATAATGTTCCTAACATTTAACGAGAATATTTCATCGGCTATGAAGAGGACGAAGTTTTAAGGGCTCTTTTGCTCAGAGAGTGGCTGGATCTGCTGAAACCACCACCATTATCCCTTATATACGAGCTCACCTCGGAGCTGTTTTCCTGAAAAGCATTGGATGTCACTCCAACTGGTTATTAGGGAAAATCGTATGTCTGCGTTACAGACAACAGGTATAGATAACGGATATGTCCGTTAGGACTATTGTTTTTTGTACCTGGTAAGGTCCGTTATTGCGAAATTTCGGACAAAGTTGGGTGGTACCACGGAAGCGATAACCTTTCGTCCCTCGCAAGCATGAACTTGTTTGCAGGGGATGGAAGGTTTTTTTTGTAACTTCTAATGTCAGAATGGTGTGAATTTCGAGAGGAGGATGACTAATGGGTGCTCAAATTCCAGAAGTACGATCAACAGAAGAATTACGTGAAAAATGGATGAAGCCGGAGGTCATTAGCGGTTCCGAGATTTTGCTAAGAAGCCTGTTGCTGGAAGGTGTAGATTGTGTCTTCGGTTACCCTGGGGGTGCAGTACTTTATATCTATGATGCGATGTATGGTTTCGAGGATTTCAAGCATGTATTAACTCGTCACGAGCAAGGTGCCATTCATGCGGCTGACGGATATGCACGTGCGAGTGGTAAGGTAGGCGTATGTATCGCCACTTCCGGACCAGGGGCAACCAATCTGGTTACTGGAATTGCAACAGCGTATATGGACTCTGTTCCTCTCGTTGTGATTACAGGTAACGTTGTCTCCAGCCTGATCGGATCGGATGCTTTCCAAGAAGCAGACATCACGGGGATTACAATGCCAATTACGAAACACAGCTATTTGGTAAAAGATGTTAAGGAACTACCGCGTGTCATTCACGAGGCATTCCACATCGCTAATACAGGTCGTAAAGGTCCGGTTCTGATCGACATTCCAAAAGATGTATCTGCGAACAAAACATTGTTCGAGCCAAGTACTGAGCCTGTTACGCTTAGAGGGTATAATCCTCGTACTGTACCGAACAAACTGCAGGTTGATCGCTTGGCACAAGCCATTCAAGAAGCAGAGCGGCCGATGATCCTTGCAGGTGGAGGCGTTGTATACTCTGGTGGACACGAAGCACTCTTCGAGTTTGTTGAGAAAACAGGTATTCCAATTACAACAACTTTGCTGGGCTTAGGCGCTTTCCCAAGTGGACACGAATTGTGGACAGGGATGCCAGGGATGCATGGTACGTATACCTCGAATCTAGCTATCCAACAATCGGATTTGTTAATTAATATCGGAGCACGTTTCGATGACCGGGTTACTGGTAAACTGGACGGTTTTGCGCCACACGCCAAAATTGTACACATCGATATCGATCCAGCCGAAATTGGTAAAAACATTGCAACAGATATTCCAATTGTTGGTGATGTGAAGACCGTGCTTGAGATTGCGAACAAAGAAGTGCAGCGTGCAGAGCGTGCGGATGCATGGAGAGATCAGATCAAGCAATGGAAACAAGAGAAACCTTACAGTTACACGGATTCGGATGAAGAATTGAAACCGCAATGGGTTGTCGAGTTGTTAAACGATACAACGAAAGGCGAGGCAATTGTAACGACGGATGTTGGACAGCACCAGATGTGGGCAGCTCAATATTACAAATTCAATCAGCCGCGTTCTTGGGTAACCTCAGGTGGTTTGGGAACAATGGGCTTCGGATTCCCTTCAGCAATCGGTGCTCAAATGGCAAATCCAGACAGACTGGTTATCTCTATTAACGGTGACGGTGGAATGCAGATGTGTTCCCAAGAACTAGCAATCTGTGCAATTAACAACATTCCAGTGAAGATTGTTATTATCAACAACCAAGTGCTTGGAATGGTACGTCAGTGGCAGGAAATTATCTACGAGAATCGCTATAGTCACATTGATTTGGCGGGAAGTCCTGATTTTGTTAAATTGGCAGAAGCCTACGGTGTTAAAGGATTGCGCGCTAC
It includes:
- a CDS encoding ABC transporter permease, which translates into the protein MDLLTIGQIINTTLVFATALIFASLGGIFSEKSGVTNLGLEGFMVFGAFAAGIGAHYAQEAGMDGTTSAWMGVLLAIVLGVVVSLIHAVASITFKADQIISGIVINFLAAGSTLYLVKLLFEGSGDSPLVQGFSKFNVPLLQDIPLLGEALFKNVYPTTYLAIAFVFVTYYIMYKTPFGLRLRSVGEHPSAADTVGVKVLRYRYVGVMISGALAAIGGAAITLTTTGTFSHNTVSGQGFIAIAAMIFGKWNPIGAFIAALFFGFSQAIRNYVQLFDWSQSIPQEIIFMLPYLLTIIVLVVAVGRSSAPSALGEAYDPGKR
- a CDS encoding GNAT family N-acetyltransferase — its product is MVIRQRKSKLDDTAIMRLIDSQLVPLSHMSESEINKIRKEIPLRMNRGMTFVVSSEPDQEAVAFIHFLMHGELLYVDMMAVATKEQRKRYGQNLLLKAEQFAASRGCKRSKVMVDEGNIKGLHFYQKNGYSTIRYIMISRCYEMEKESDYTKVRSP
- the ilvB gene encoding biosynthetic-type acetolactate synthase large subunit, with the protein product MGAQIPEVRSTEELREKWMKPEVISGSEILLRSLLLEGVDCVFGYPGGAVLYIYDAMYGFEDFKHVLTRHEQGAIHAADGYARASGKVGVCIATSGPGATNLVTGIATAYMDSVPLVVITGNVVSSLIGSDAFQEADITGITMPITKHSYLVKDVKELPRVIHEAFHIANTGRKGPVLIDIPKDVSANKTLFEPSTEPVTLRGYNPRTVPNKLQVDRLAQAIQEAERPMILAGGGVVYSGGHEALFEFVEKTGIPITTTLLGLGAFPSGHELWTGMPGMHGTYTSNLAIQQSDLLINIGARFDDRVTGKLDGFAPHAKIVHIDIDPAEIGKNIATDIPIVGDVKTVLEIANKEVQRAERADAWRDQIKQWKQEKPYSYTDSDEELKPQWVVELLNDTTKGEAIVTTDVGQHQMWAAQYYKFNQPRSWVTSGGLGTMGFGFPSAIGAQMANPDRLVISINGDGGMQMCSQELAICAINNIPVKIVIINNQVLGMVRQWQEIIYENRYSHIDLAGSPDFVKLAEAYGVKGLRATNKEEAERAWQEALDTPGPVVVEFVVRKEENVYPMVPQGATIDQMLMGDAEK